One Trueperaceae bacterium DNA segment encodes these proteins:
- a CDS encoding ABC transporter permease, protein MFRTLWKDPWTIMGGVIVLLFILMAILAPWLAPYDPTLGNILARLEPPSLEHWFGTDGLGRDLFSRVIYGARLSAIVGFSSVMFSGALGIFMGAVAGYFEGWTDTLVGRSVDTMLAFPGILLAILVLAVLGPGLTSVIIAVGIFGIPTYARVVRGTVLSVKRLEFVEASRALGAGHAATLVRHVLRNSWAPVIVLTSLNFGTAVLTASALSFLGVGVQPPSPEWGGIIAEGRQYVRVAPHITTITGIFIFATVLGFNLLGDGLRDALDPRSQDR, encoded by the coding sequence GTGTTTCGGACCCTCTGGAAGGACCCGTGGACCATCATGGGCGGGGTCATCGTCCTGCTCTTCATCCTGATGGCGATCCTGGCTCCTTGGCTCGCCCCCTACGACCCGACCCTGGGGAACATCCTCGCGAGATTGGAACCGCCCTCGCTCGAACACTGGTTCGGCACCGACGGGCTGGGCCGCGACCTGTTTTCGCGGGTGATCTACGGCGCTCGGCTCTCGGCGATCGTCGGTTTCTCATCCGTGATGTTCTCCGGCGCGTTGGGCATATTCATGGGTGCGGTCGCCGGCTACTTCGAGGGCTGGACCGACACGCTCGTCGGGCGGAGCGTCGACACCATGCTGGCTTTCCCAGGAATCCTACTCGCCATCCTGGTACTGGCGGTGTTGGGACCAGGACTCACCAGCGTGATCATCGCCGTCGGCATCTTCGGCATCCCTACCTACGCCCGAGTCGTGCGAGGCACCGTGCTGTCGGTGAAGCGGCTGGAGTTCGTGGAGGCGAGCCGAGCGTTGGGCGCCGGCCACGCCGCCACCCTGGTGCGCCACGTACTTCGCAACAGTTGGGCGCCAGTGATCGTGCTCACCAGCCTCAACTTCGGCACCGCGGTCCTCACGGCCTCTGCCCTCTCCTTCCTGGGCGTCGGCGTCCAGCCGCCGTCCCCAGAGTGGGGCGGGATCATCGCCGAGGGGCGGCAGTACGTGCGCGTCGCGCCCCACATCACCACCATCACAGGCATCTTCATCTTCGCGACGGTTCTCGGCTTCAACCTCTTGGGAGATGGCCTTCGTGACGCGCTCGATCCCAGGTCGCAGGACCGGTGA
- a CDS encoding glutathione ABC transporter substrate-binding protein: protein MKRLGILLLTALIGIGLAQEDTLRVLLSSELTTLDPQITTDTDSAAVRYQIYNGLLKMTESGEAVPDLAESWEISEDGTQYTFQLRPGVTFHDGAPLNAQAVKASFERLLAEDRDTSASAYFKPIVESVEVVDDLTVRFTLNEPFAPFLNTLAHPAGHIVSPLAIEQYGEELGMHPVGTGPYQFSEWVRGERLVLERFDDYFEGPAPMAAIEYRIIPEAATRVALLETDEADIILRVTPDEAKRLAQNPEIKLETTPTARAMFMAINMTREPFDDKRVRQAINHAVNVREIITALFGEEVPQLDSPLAPGVFGYNPTRTYEFDPERARELLAEAGYEAGDISIDLWSPSGRYVQDATVAQAVAQQLEAFGFDVNLRLFGDFSEYIEVAFVEDRGDMMLLGWSPSTLEAEGGLYQILHGDHANKFANNSGFDNPEFNRLIEEARSMTSEEDRLAAYAQAQEIVMEEAPWLFLYPQPVITAMRANVHDVVILPSEHLVLREAWKE from the coding sequence ATGAAGAGACTCGGAATACTCCTACTCACGGCCCTTATCGGCATCGGCTTGGCGCAGGAAGACACCCTCAGGGTGCTGCTCAGCTCCGAGCTGACCACCCTCGACCCGCAGATAACGACCGATACCGACTCGGCCGCGGTTCGCTACCAGATCTACAATGGCCTGCTCAAGATGACGGAATCCGGCGAGGCCGTGCCCGACCTCGCCGAGAGCTGGGAGATAAGCGAGGACGGCACCCAGTACACCTTCCAGCTACGCCCCGGGGTCACCTTCCACGACGGTGCACCCCTGAACGCGCAGGCGGTCAAGGCCTCCTTCGAACGGCTGCTCGCGGAGGATAGAGACACCAGCGCGAGCGCCTACTTCAAGCCGATCGTGGAAAGCGTCGAGGTCGTCGACGACCTGACCGTACGGTTCACGCTCAACGAGCCGTTCGCACCGTTTCTCAACACGCTGGCTCACCCGGCCGGGCACATCGTGAGTCCCCTCGCCATCGAGCAGTACGGCGAAGAGCTTGGCATGCACCCGGTAGGTACCGGCCCGTACCAGTTCAGCGAGTGGGTTCGTGGTGAAAGGCTCGTGCTGGAGCGCTTCGACGACTACTTCGAAGGCCCTGCCCCCATGGCCGCGATCGAATACAGGATCATTCCGGAGGCAGCTACCAGAGTCGCCCTGCTCGAAACCGACGAGGCAGACATAATCCTGCGCGTCACCCCCGACGAAGCGAAGCGACTCGCCCAGAATCCCGAAATCAAGCTCGAGACCACGCCGACCGCCCGAGCGATGTTCATGGCGATCAACATGACCCGAGAGCCGTTCGACGACAAGCGTGTTCGGCAGGCAATCAACCACGCCGTGAACGTGCGCGAGATCATCACTGCGCTCTTCGGCGAAGAGGTACCGCAGCTCGACTCTCCGTTGGCGCCCGGCGTCTTCGGCTATAACCCGACGCGAACCTACGAATTCGATCCGGAGCGCGCCCGTGAGCTCCTGGCCGAGGCCGGCTACGAGGCTGGCGACATCAGCATCGACCTCTGGTCGCCCAGCGGTCGTTATGTTCAAGACGCGACGGTTGCGCAAGCGGTCGCGCAGCAGCTCGAGGCCTTCGGCTTCGACGTCAACCTCCGGCTCTTCGGTGACTTCAGCGAGTACATCGAGGTCGCGTTCGTGGAAGACCGCGGCGACATGATGCTGCTCGGCTGGTCCCCCTCGACGCTGGAGGCAGAGGGAGGTCTCTACCAAATCCTCCACGGCGATCACGCCAACAAGTTCGCTAACAACTCTGGATTCGACAACCCTGAATTCAACCGGCTCATCGAGGAAGCCCGGTCCATGACCAGCGAAGAGGATCGGCTCGCCGCCTACGCTCAGGCACAGGAGATCGTCATGGAGGAAGCTCCCTGGCTCTTCCTCTACCCCCAACCGGTCATAACCGCGATGAGAGCGAACGTCCATGACGTGGTCATCCTGCCCTCCGAGCACCTGGTGCTACGCGAGGCCTGGAAGGAGTAA
- a CDS encoding ABC transporter permease: MYLARRLLEIIPVLFAVTFIVFVSVRLIPGDPARTIAGLEASAETVRAIREDLGLDQPLLSQYVVFLKNAIGGDLGESYYYGTEVVDEVLRRFPATLLLAISGLAVSVLVGMFVGTLSAVNKGSLMDRGTLIFAIGGISMPSFWLALILIIIFAVKLQWLPAGGYGTWQHLVLPAITLGLFGAGTIARLTRSSVLEVLRQDYVRTARSKGLPGQVILLKHALKNALIPVITVLGLQLGAFLSRAVVTETVFGWPGIARLTVTAVLDRDFPLIQGTVLWLAIVFIAANLLVDLVYSLIDPRIRYA, from the coding sequence TTGTACCTGGCGCGCCGGCTCCTGGAGATAATCCCCGTGCTGTTCGCGGTGACTTTCATAGTCTTCGTCTCCGTGCGGCTCATTCCCGGGGATCCGGCGCGCACCATAGCTGGACTCGAGGCCAGCGCGGAAACGGTCAGGGCGATCCGCGAGGATCTGGGCCTCGACCAACCGCTGCTGTCCCAGTATGTCGTCTTCCTCAAGAACGCCATCGGCGGGGACCTAGGAGAGTCGTACTATTACGGAACCGAGGTGGTGGACGAAGTGCTACGGCGCTTCCCCGCCACCCTCCTCCTCGCCATCTCCGGACTTGCGGTGTCGGTCCTGGTCGGCATGTTCGTGGGCACGCTATCGGCCGTGAACAAGGGCTCGCTCATGGACCGCGGCACACTGATCTTCGCCATCGGCGGCATAAGCATGCCGTCGTTCTGGCTGGCGCTGATCCTGATCATTATCTTCGCAGTGAAACTTCAATGGCTTCCGGCTGGTGGTTACGGCACCTGGCAGCATCTGGTGCTTCCCGCGATCACGTTGGGCTTGTTCGGCGCGGGAACCATAGCCCGCCTCACTCGGTCGAGCGTCCTCGAGGTGCTACGCCAGGACTACGTTCGCACCGCGCGTTCCAAAGGCCTTCCCGGCCAGGTGATCCTGCTCAAGCATGCGTTGAAGAACGCGCTGATCCCGGTGATCACCGTCCTCGGACTGCAACTGGGCGCCTTCTTGAGCCGTGCTGTCGTTACCGAGACCGTCTTCGGCTGGCCTGGAATAGCGCGCCTCACGGTCACCGCCGTCCTGGATCGAGACTTCCCGCTCATTCAGGGCACCGTGCTCTGGCTGGCGATCGTCTTCATCGCGGCCAATCTCCTCGTCGACCTCGTCTACTCGCTCATAGATCCGCGGATCAGGTACGCGTAA
- a CDS encoding AroM family protein produces the protein MKLAFATIGEAPRDDLVPFLREQIPPDIEVLEDGVLNHLSQEERLQLDVGDDSLHMVTRDRDGNSYRLNYQRTLPQMQRVVDGLVDKGADLVVILCGADWTPVKARVPIVNPGRLFPNLIQALGSNVKLGIIKPDSGQIPHTERQYRDELGLDSAVVAASPYVPERLDLARQAARELSTQGVELVWMTCVGMGEEMRSAVRSVLPVPTILARSILAKVINELLTDKARSRTGGVPA, from the coding sequence ATGAAACTCGCCTTCGCCACCATCGGTGAGGCCCCCAGGGATGACCTCGTGCCCTTCTTGCGTGAGCAGATTCCTCCCGACATCGAGGTCCTCGAGGATGGAGTGCTGAATCACCTCTCGCAGGAGGAGCGGCTGCAGCTGGACGTGGGAGACGACTCGCTTCACATGGTCACTCGAGACCGCGACGGCAACTCGTACCGCCTCAACTACCAGCGCACCCTCCCGCAGATGCAGAGGGTGGTCGACGGACTCGTCGACAAGGGGGCGGACCTGGTCGTGATCCTCTGCGGCGCCGACTGGACCCCGGTGAAGGCTAGGGTACCGATAGTCAACCCGGGACGACTTTTCCCCAACCTCATCCAGGCTCTGGGTTCGAACGTGAAGCTGGGAATTATCAAACCCGACTCGGGTCAGATCCCCCACACCGAACGTCAGTACCGTGACGAGCTCGGCCTGGATTCAGCGGTCGTGGCGGCCTCACCTTACGTTCCGGAGCGCCTCGACCTTGCCCGCCAAGCCGCCCGCGAACTGTCGACCCAGGGAGTCGAGCTCGTATGGATGACGTGCGTGGGAATGGGCGAGGAGATGCGTTCGGCGGTCAGGAGCGTGCTGCCCGTCCCCACCATCCTCGCCCGCTCGATCCTGGCGAAGGTGATCAACGAACTGCTGACCGACAAAGCGCGGTCTCGAACAGGAGGAGTACCTGCATGA
- a CDS encoding enolase C-terminal domain-like protein: METVSARLLPSRLTHGLTLKHIRLEGERLLPVVRITNGESEGYGEAPPLPTFTGEEAEDTLAEVEAYLPRLVGVDPREALRRLHSADNSSGDLAPEADPANDRLKGTLRASLPARCAIDLALHDLIARSQSVPLHSILGGSNRASVTITRAIGFHPLDRTVELARRYLSTGVTALKLKVGRETATDAAVVRAVRKEVGPEVELAVDANESLDTASAIELVEACREARLAYFEQPVGRDDYAGLRAVRETGVKVLADESLFTVEDARRLHEAGAVDLLAIKLIKCGGLAPALEIARFAVKHDLPVIVIDPLGSALSLNPGLHLAAVLPDRGYAHGLSAGLDVDAPHAPHLPLIGGRLQLPVGPGNGARVVWPGPNGGGLGRDGETSPQATTLKQVNDERSNR; encoded by the coding sequence GTGGAAACGGTATCTGCTCGCCTGCTGCCCAGCCGCCTCACCCACGGGCTCACCCTCAAACACATCCGGCTGGAAGGGGAGAGGTTGCTGCCGGTCGTCCGCATCACGAATGGAGAGTCGGAAGGGTACGGCGAAGCGCCGCCCCTGCCCACCTTCACGGGCGAAGAGGCCGAGGACACGCTCGCCGAAGTCGAGGCGTACCTGCCGCGGCTTGTTGGGGTAGACCCACGAGAAGCCCTGCGGCGGCTTCATTCGGCGGACAATAGCTCTGGTGACTTGGCCCCTGAAGCAGATCCCGCCAACGACCGCTTGAAGGGCACCCTTCGTGCCAGCCTCCCCGCCCGCTGCGCCATCGACCTCGCGCTTCACGACCTGATCGCGCGCAGCCAGAGTGTTCCGCTCCACTCCATCCTCGGAGGCTCGAACAGGGCGTCCGTCACGATCACGAGGGCGATAGGGTTTCACCCTCTCGACCGCACCGTCGAGCTGGCGCGGCGGTACCTCTCAACCGGCGTCACCGCTCTGAAGCTGAAGGTAGGGCGCGAAACTGCAACCGACGCTGCCGTCGTCCGGGCCGTTCGGAAGGAGGTGGGACCGGAGGTCGAGCTGGCGGTGGACGCCAACGAATCGTTGGATACGGCCTCTGCGATCGAACTGGTCGAAGCGTGCAGGGAGGCGAGGCTCGCCTACTTCGAACAGCCCGTAGGGCGCGACGACTACGCCGGCTTGCGAGCTGTGCGCGAAACCGGAGTCAAAGTGCTCGCCGACGAGAGTCTCTTCACCGTGGAGGACGCCCGGCGCTTGCATGAAGCCGGAGCGGTGGACCTCCTTGCCATCAAGTTGATCAAGTGCGGCGGCCTCGCCCCAGCGCTCGAGATCGCACGCTTCGCCGTGAAGCACGACCTGCCGGTCATCGTCATAGACCCTCTGGGCAGCGCCCTAAGCCTGAACCCCGGACTGCACCTCGCAGCTGTCCTGCCCGACCGAGGATACGCCCACGGACTGAGCGCCGGCCTCGACGTCGACGCTCCGCATGCGCCACATCTGCCGCTTATAGGCGGAAGGCTGCAACTCCCTGTTGGACCGGGGAACGGCGCGCGAGTGGTGTGGCCCGGTCCGAACGGCGGTGGCTTGGGTCGCGATGGGGAAACCAGCCCGCAAGCGACAACTCTGAAGCAGGTCAATGACGAAAGGAGCAACAGATGA
- a CDS encoding IclR family transcriptional regulator, which yields MVEAVDRTVNLIEQLAQNPGGIGVANLAKNVGLAGSTTHRYLAALQERGLVEQDEQKNYRLTPRLYLLGLSAAAGFDLERQARVSLERLTKQTGETSCLMIRDGRYSVCVAQTDAHHQLKIAARVGSRQDIRLGATSRLLLAYAPEEEREAILLEPAPRARTKKTVTDPKAIREILDEITEQGYYVSVGEVDEGVLAIAAPVRDRSAEVVAAIALAAPESRLGAPDVLEEAIALVVREAADLSFKLGFVDSSRLRVPTA from the coding sequence ATGGTCGAAGCAGTCGACAGGACGGTCAACCTCATCGAGCAATTGGCCCAGAACCCCGGGGGGATCGGGGTAGCCAACCTCGCGAAGAACGTTGGTCTGGCGGGCAGCACGACTCACCGCTATCTCGCGGCGCTGCAGGAGCGTGGGCTGGTGGAGCAGGACGAGCAGAAGAACTATCGGCTCACGCCGCGTCTCTACCTGCTGGGCCTGTCGGCCGCAGCCGGCTTCGACCTGGAGAGGCAGGCCCGGGTGAGCCTGGAGCGCCTCACCAAGCAGACTGGAGAGACCTCGTGCTTGATGATCCGGGACGGCCGCTACTCGGTATGCGTCGCTCAAACGGATGCCCATCATCAGCTCAAGATCGCAGCCAGGGTGGGCAGTCGCCAGGACATCCGGCTGGGCGCAACCTCACGACTTCTTCTCGCTTACGCACCCGAGGAGGAGCGCGAGGCCATCCTGCTGGAACCGGCTCCTCGGGCGCGCACCAAGAAGACCGTCACCGACCCGAAGGCGATCCGCGAGATACTCGACGAGATTACCGAGCAAGGCTATTACGTGAGTGTCGGCGAGGTCGACGAGGGGGTGCTGGCCATAGCCGCTCCGGTTCGCGACCGGTCTGCTGAAGTCGTTGCGGCGATTGCCCTTGCCGCCCCCGAGTCCAGGCTAGGCGCTCCCGACGTGCTCGAAGAGGCTATCGCGCTCGTAGTTCGGGAGGCCGCCGATCTCTCGTTCAAACTCGGCTTCGTCGACAGCTCCCGGCTACGGGTGCCGACTGCCTAG